One region of Haloprofundus salilacus genomic DNA includes:
- a CDS encoding transcription initiation factor IIB, with the protein MAGPTRERRRERRRARGEQSADEESSDADELDDVDPEDLVRTADGELIHEETGLVVEEQNIDRGPEWRAFNHSERQSKSRVGAPITETMHDKGLTTTIDWKDKDAYGRSLSSEKRSQMHRLRKWQERIRTKDAGERNLQFALSEIDRMSSALGVPRSVREVASVIYRRALNEDLIRGRSIEGVATSALYAACRQEGIPRSLEEVSEVSRVDRKEIGRTYRYVSQELSLELEPVDPKQYVPRFASALDLSEEVQGKANEIIDETAEQGLLSGKSPTGFAAAAIYAASLLCNEKKTQREVADVAQVTEVTIRNRYQEQIEAMGIPS; encoded by the coding sequence ATGGCAGGACCAACTCGTGAGCGGCGGCGCGAGCGGCGACGTGCGCGAGGCGAACAGTCGGCCGACGAAGAGAGCAGCGACGCGGACGAGTTGGACGACGTCGACCCCGAGGACCTCGTGCGGACGGCGGACGGGGAACTCATCCACGAGGAGACGGGTCTCGTCGTCGAGGAGCAGAACATCGACCGGGGACCGGAGTGGCGAGCGTTCAACCACTCCGAGCGCCAGTCGAAGTCCCGCGTCGGCGCGCCCATCACCGAGACGATGCACGACAAGGGACTGACGACGACGATCGACTGGAAGGACAAGGACGCTTACGGGCGTTCGCTCTCGTCCGAAAAACGTAGTCAGATGCACCGATTGCGCAAGTGGCAGGAGCGCATCCGTACCAAGGACGCGGGCGAGCGCAACCTCCAGTTCGCACTCTCCGAAATCGACCGCATGTCGTCGGCACTCGGCGTCCCGCGCTCGGTTCGCGAAGTCGCGTCGGTCATCTACCGCCGCGCGCTCAACGAGGACCTCATCCGCGGCCGCTCCATCGAGGGCGTCGCCACGAGCGCGCTGTACGCCGCCTGCCGACAGGAGGGGATTCCGCGGAGCCTCGAAGAGGTCTCGGAGGTCTCCCGCGTCGACCGAAAGGAGATCGGACGAACGTACCGCTACGTCTCACAGGAGTTGAGCCTCGAACTCGAACCGGTCGATCCCAAGCAGTACGTCCCTCGATTCGCCTCCGCGCTCGACCTCTCCGAGGAGGTGCAGGGGAAGGCCAACGAGATAATCGACGAGACGGCCGAACAGGGGCTTCTCTCCGGGAAGTCACCAACTGGATTCGCCGCCGCCGCCATCTACGCGGCGTCGCTGCTGTGCAACGAGAAGAAGACCCAGCGCGAAGTCGCCGACGTCGCGCAGGTGACCGAGGTCACCATCCGAAACCGC